One window of the Ananas comosus cultivar F153 linkage group 21, ASM154086v1, whole genome shotgun sequence genome contains the following:
- the LOC109726235 gene encoding DNA cross-link repair protein SNM1: protein MDSEIAIAPHDPLPLSHELDENGFPIGSSSTDDDDDGDYEGYGDGDGEGRDVEDAAIADESSDAVSTFAADFYGSGTDWSSLVAAEEEGRKEKKGGLVQRSLLQMWGIKKPKEYEEGSGGMARNLGRKRRRSAMGGEEHVDRVDRRKGQEMKLDRPRVCPFYKKIPGTPFTVDAFRYGQIEGCLGYFLSHFHHDHYGGLSKRWSHGPIYCSSLTARLLKMCLSVNSLYICPLELDTEYDIEGVKVTMLDANHCPGAAVIHFRLSDGRTYLHTGDFRACKLMHSHPLLLNHRINVLYLDTTYLNPKYRFPPKEDVVDFVVKKTHNCLKKQPRTLVVVGAYSIGKENVYLAISQSLEVPIYANASRRRILQSFGWPELSGRLCSSGQSSPLHVLPLSFLRHENLKEYLKTLNKRFTAILAFRPTGWTFSESTGNQLDLIKPSTKGNVTIYGVPYSEHSSFTELRDFVKFLRPEKIIPTVNIGNAASRDKMQAYIREWLKV from the exons atGGACTCCGAGATCGCGATCGCCCCCCACGatcctctccccctctcccacGAGCTCGACGAGAACGGGTTCCCCATTGGATCCTCCTCcaccgacgacgacgatgatggcGACTATGAAGGCTACGGCGATGGCGACGGGGAAGGTCGGGATGTAGAAGACGCCGCGATCGCCGACGAATCCTCCGATGCGGTGAGTACCTTCGCCGCCGATTTCTATGGGAGCGGGACGGATTGGTCGAGCttggtggcggcggaggaggaggggaggaaggagaagaaggggggGCTTGTACAGAGAAGCCTCCTCCAGATGTGGGGGATTAAGAAGCCGAAGGAGTACGAGGAGGGGTCCGGAGGTATGGCTCGGAATCTAGGGCGAAAGCGGCGAAGGAGCGCGATGGGAGGTGAAGAGCATGTGGACCGTGTTGATCGAAGGAAGGGGCAGGAGATGAAGCTTGATCGGCCTCGTGTTTGCCCCTTCTATAAGAAGATCCCAG GTACACCTTTTACTGTGGATGCTTTTCGGTATGGACAAATTGAGGGATGCTTGGGATATTTTTTGAGCCATTTTCATCATGACCATTATGGTGGCTTGAGCAAGAGATGGTCTCATGGTCCTATCTATTGCAGTTCACTCACAGCTCGCTTGCTGAAAATGTGCCTCTCGGTTAATTCACT TTATATTTGTCCTCTGGAGCTTGATACTGAATATGACATAGAGGGAGTCAAGGTAACAATGTTAGATGCCAACCACTGCCCCGGTGCAGCTGTTATTCATTTCCGCTTAAGTGATGGAAGAACCTATCTACACACCGGAGATTTCAGGGCATGTAAATTGATGCACTCCCACCCTCTTCTTCTCAATCACCGAATTAATGTTCTTTACCTGGATACAACGTATTTGAACCCTAAGTATAG gttTCCACCTAAAGAGGATGTTGTGGATTTTGTTGTGAAGAAAACTCATAACTGTCTAAAGAAACAACCGAGGACCCTTGTTGTTGTTGGGGCATATAGCATTGGGAAAGAGAATGTTTATCTTGCAATATCTCAGTCTTTGGAG GTCCCTATATACGCAAATGCATCAAGGAGACGGATTCTTCAGTCATTTGGTTGGCCTGAGTTATCTGGAAGGCTTTGTTCAAGTGGCCAGAGTTCTCCACTTCATGTTCTACCTCTTTCTTTCTTGCGGCATGAG AACCTGAAGGAGTACTTGAAGACTCTTAACAAAAGGTTCACAGCCATCTTGGCTTTCCGACCCACAG gTTGGACTTTCTCCGAGTCAACTGGAAACCAGCTGGATTTAATCAAACCAAGTACGAAGGGCAATGTGACTATATATG